The Candida dubliniensis CD36 chromosome 2, complete sequence genome contains a region encoding:
- a CDS encoding GTP-binding protein GTR1 (Similar to S. cerevisiae GTR1) — MSTSTSSRKKLLLMGRSGSGKSSMRSIIFSNYSALDTRRLGATIDVELSHLRFLGNMTLNLWDCGGQTVFMDNYFTNQKDHIFKMVQVLIHVFDVESKSINKDIEIFIKSLTNLQQYSPGAKVFVLLHKMDLVQIDKRQELFEIMMEKLQKISNPYHFKLIGFATSIWDESLYKAWSQIVCSLIPNINLFNNNLIKFNSILDAEEIILFEKTTFLVISSTASIKQQQQQQQQEQQQQEQEQEQDSSVEELDPKRFEKISNIIKTYKQSITKLRTNFKNLIIRGSNGTNFYIDIITDNMFIMIVLKDKKDTINMIQQHEELLILDNIKAARKWFEKIENNE; from the coding sequence ATGTCTACATCTACATCatcaagaaagaaattactTTTAATGGGACGTTCTGGTTCTGGTAAATCATCGATGAgatcaattatattttccAATTATTCAGCATTAGATACTCGACGTTTAGGAGCCACTATAGATGTTGAATTACTGCATTTACGATTTTTAGGTAATATGACATTAAATTTATGGGATTGTGGAGGACAAACAGTATTTATGGATAATTATtttacaaatcaaaaagatcatatttttaaaatggTTCAAGTATTAATTCATGtatttgatgttgaaaGTAAACTGATtaataaagatattgaaatttttattaaatcattaactAATTTACAACAATATCTGCCAGGGGCAAAagtatttgttttattacaTAAAATGGATTTAgttcaaattgataaacgtcaagaattatttgaaattatgatggaaaaattacaaaaaatttctaATCCTTATcattttaaattaattggatTTGCTACTTCAATTTGGGATGAAAGTTTATATAAAGCTTGGTCACAAATTGTTTGTTCATTAATTCctaatattaatttatttaataataatttaattaaatttaattctattttagatgctgaagaaattatattatttgaaaaaaccACATTTTTAGTAATATCATCAACCGCAtcaataaaacaacaacaacaacaacaacaacaagagcaacaacaacaagagcAAGAGCAAGAGCAAGATTCACTggttgaagaattggatcCAAAAcgatttgaaaaaatatctaatattattaaGACTTATAAACAATCAATAACGAAATTAAGaacaaattttaaaaatttaattattcGAGGTAGTAATGGAACcaatttttatattgatattataaCTGATAATATGTTTATAATGATTGttttaaaagataaaaaagatacaataaatatgattcaacaacatgaagaattattaattttggaTAATATTAAAGCTGCTAGAAAAtggtttgaaaaaattgaaaataatgaataa